The Cloeon dipterum chromosome 3, ieCloDipt1.1, whole genome shotgun sequence genome includes a region encoding these proteins:
- the LOC135941243 gene encoding pulmonary surfactant-associated protein D-like, translating to MLRIVIAILGFYLLGPIQLTAAAENNNSSSLFSTRFTHGDGEYEISSVRLPWFKARNLCRSLGKDLVSIESSAENIAILSAISSFSTESFWSAGTRLYSEDVNYFYWDSTGLSVDSYTNWAPGQPDDSHDYVRIWHEYDHQWDAAPHSYELLFICEWHPCV from the exons ATGCTGCGTATCGTGATCGCGATTTTGGGATTCTACCTTTTGGGCCCGATCCAGCTTACG gCTGCAGCTGAGAATAATAACT CTTCCTCGCTTTTTTCCACGAGATTCACCCACGGTGATGGCGAATACGAGATTTCTTCTGTCAGG CTTCCTTGGTTCAAAGCAAGAAATCTGTGCAGGAGCTTAGGAAAGGATTTAGTGAGCATTGAATCCTCTGCCGAAAACATCGCCATCTTGTCTGCAATAA GCTCGTTCTCAACTGAGTCTTTTTGGTCGGCTGGAACCAGACTGTACTCAGAAGATGTCAATTATTTCTATTGGGACTCCACTGGATTGAGTGTGGATTCGTACACCAACTGGGCACCTGGTCAGCCTGACGACTCTCACGACTACGTTAGAATTTGGCATGAATATGACCACCAATGGGATGCCGCTCCTCATTCTTACGAATTGTTGTTCATTTGTGAGTGGCATCCTTGTGTGTAA
- the LOC135941418 gene encoding perlucin-like protein: protein MNFPRAFFFFFACCCVALMGATTGADLRGASLRFTYGNSTYEINENLAGWVQAKNDCRSRGMGLVSIESAEEHYAILEYITDYTGGRFWTSGSDIEQEGDFYWEATGALLSYTNWAAGQPNNYLEGHCVEITDQYAYQWNDVTCTDPIMYICESQSCVALH, encoded by the exons ATGAATTTTCCCAGGgcattcttcttcttcttcgcttGTTGCTGTGTCGCTTTgatg ggCGCAACTACTGGTGCTGATTTACGTGGAGCAA GCTTAAGGTTTACCTATGGCAACAGTACCTACGAGATTAACGAAAACctg GCGGGATGGGTGCAGGCCAAGAATGATTGCAGATCAAGAGGTATGGGACTTGTGAGCATTGAAAGCGCCGAGGAACACTATGCGATCCTAGAATACATCA CTGACTATACTGGTGGGCGATTTTGGACGTCCGGCTCTGACATTGAGCAGGAAGGTGATTTCTATTGGGAAGCAACCGGCGCCTTGCTAAGTTACACCAACTGGGCAGCTGGCCAGCCAAACAACTACTTAGAAGGTCACTGCGTCGAGATAACTGACCAATATGCATACCAGTGGAATGACGTGACTTGCACCGATCCAATAATGTACATTTGTGAGAGCCAATCTTGTGTAGCTTTGCACTGA
- the LOC135941086 gene encoding mucin-2-like: MPDNTGEKEQPSPEHGQCSDESKAENDVEKPKSPPMGRRPQHYQKEGTVQPTVGDPIASRPATPRKKMADKSGKKEHAFPEHGQCSDESKAKNDAEKPKSPPIDKTKGVRRNSCGKRPESSTTPDNNNSLPYAPAPSPDFGSNVENDNVDTRSMKSDDSLSEAGSNVMSVASLNIDDSIDFDSDRTESANSDETESANSDGTESANSDGTESANSDGIESANSDGTESANSDGTESANSDGTESANSDGTESANSDETESANSDGTESANSDGTESANSDGTESANSDGTESANSDGTESANSDETESANSDGTESANSDGTESANSDGTESANSDGTESANSDETESANSDGTESANSDGTESANSDGTESANSDGTESANSDGTESANSDGTESANSDGTESANSDETESANSDGTESANSDGTESANSDGTESANSDGTESANSDGTESANSDETESANSDGTESANSDGTESANSDGTESANSDETESANSDGTESANSDGTESANSDGTESANSDGTESANSDGTESANSDGTESANSDETESANSDGTESANSDGIESANSDGTESANSDGTESANSDGTESANSDGTESANSDEVSVSLTEIIVHPLGPESPESENRTLSSYISSQSSQRGDTNVYRLLRPPDSQTNIIPPPTKFATRFASPRQPSLPSTSGASASSSALQHQRATPLKPKESRPDTLLRSDFSIGATSLELQNYQQSKRQGTVKPTVGDPKASRTSTARKSDSPNGGVRSSPMGPRPQHYQKRETVLRTVGDPKASRPATARKSDSPIGGVPSSPLGPRPQHYEKEETVKPTVEDPKASGPATERKSDSPNGGVRSSPMGPVPQQYEKEETVQPTVEDPKASGPATARKSDSPNGGVRSSPMGPRPQHYQKRETVLRTVGDPKVSRPATARKSDSPIGGVPSSPLSPRPQHYEKEETVKPTVEDPKASGPATERKSDSPIGGVPSSPMGPVPQQYQKEGTVQPTVGDPIVSKPATARKSDSPIGGVRSSSLGPQPQHYQKEGTVQPTVGDPIASRPATARKSDSLNGGVRSSPMVPQPQHYQKQGTVQPTVGDPIASRPATARKSDSPVGGVSSSATVPRPQNFVDRNITTPPTGDPHPNI, translated from the exons ATGCCTGATAATACTGGAGAGAAAGAACAACCGTCCCCCGAACATGGCCAATGTAGTGATGAGAGCAAAGCGGAAAACGATgttgaaaaaccaaaatcaccGCCAATGGGTCGACGACCTCAGCATTACCAAAAGGAGGGAACAGTCCAGCCAACCGTTGGAGATCCAATAGCATCTAGGCCTGCTACCCCAAGGAA AAAAATGGCTGATAAATCTGGAAAGAAAGAGCACGCATTCCCCGAACATGGCCAATGTAGTGATGAGAGCAAAGCGAAAAACGATgctgaaaaaccaaaatcgccGCCAATTGATAAAACCAAAGGGGTAAGAAGAAATTCCTGTGGCAAGAGACCAGAATCGTCCACCA CTCCTGATAATAATAACTCGCTTCCATATGCGCCTGCTCCTTCTCCTGACTTTGGGAGCAATGTGGAAAACGATAATGTGGACACAAGATCAATGAAATCTGATGATTCACTCAGTGAGGCAG gtTCCAATGTTATGTCGGTCGCTTCCCTAAATATAGATGACAGTATAGATTTCGATTCTGACAGAACAGAGTCAGCGAATTCTGATGAAACAGAGTCAGCGAATTCTGACGGAACAGAGTCAGCGAATTCTGACGGAACAGAGTCAGCGAATTCTGATGGAATAGAGTCAGCGAATTCTGACGGAACAGAGTCAGCGAATTCTGACGGAACAGAGTCAGCGAATTCTGACGGAACAGAGTCAGCGAATTCTGACGGAACAGAGTCAGCGAATTCTGATGAAACAGAGTCAGCGAATTCTGACGGAACAGAGTCAGCGAATTCTGATGGAACAGAGTCAGCGAATTCTGACGGAACAGAGTCAGCGAATTCTGACGGAACAGAGTCAGCGAATTCTGACGGAACAGAGTCAGCGAATTCTGATGAAACAGAGTCAGCGAATTCTGACGGAACAGAGTCAGCGAATTCTGATGGAACAGAGTCAGCGAATTCTGACGGAACAGAGTCAGCGAATTCTGACGGAACAGAGTCAGCGAATTCTGATGAAACAGAGTCAGCGAATTCTGACGGAACAGAGTCAGCGAATTCTGATGGAACAGAGTCAGCGAATTCTGACGGAACAGAGTCAGCGAATTCTGATGGAACAGAGTCAGCGAATTCTGATGGAACAGAGTCAGCGAATTCTGACGGAACAGAGTCAGCGAATTCTGACGGAACAGAGTCAGCGAATTCTGATGAAACAGAGTCAGCGAATTCTGACGGAACAGAGTCAGCGAATTCTGATGGAACAGAGTCAGCGAATTCTGACGGAACAGAGTCAGCGAATTCTGACGGAACAGAGTCAGCGAATTCTGATGGAACAGAGTCAGCGAATTCTGATGAAACAGAGTCAGCGAATTCTGACGGAACAGAGTCAGCGAATTCTGACGGAACAGAGTCAGCGAATTCTGACGGAACAGAGTCAGCGAATTCTGATGAAACAGAGTCAGCGAATTCTGACGGAACAGAGTCAGCGAATTCTGACGGAACAGAGTCAGCGAATTCTGACGGAACAGAGTCAGCGAATTCTGATGGAACAGAGTCAGCGAATTCTGACGGAACAGAGTCAGCGAATTCTGACGGAACAGAGTCAGCGAATTCTGATGAAACAGAGTCAGCGAATTCTGACGGAACAGAGTCAGCGAATTCTGATGGAATAGAGTCAGCGAATTCTGATGGAACAGAGTCAGCGAATTCTGACGGAACAGAGTCAGCGAATTCTGATGGAACAGAGTCAGCCAATTCTGATGGAACAGAGTCAGCGAATTCTGATGAAGTGTCAGTGAGTTTGACAGAAATAATAGTACACCCCTTGGGACCAGAGTCTCCAGAGAGTGAGAATCGCACCCTCTCATCATACATTTCGAGTCAAAGCTCTCAGAGAG GCGACACCAATGTATATCGTCTTCTGCGACCCCCTGATAGCCAGACCAACATTATCCCGCCACCTACTAAATTCGCAACTAGGTTTGCCTCCCCAAGACAACCTAGTCTCCCTTCTACTAGTGGAGCTTCTGCATCCTCATCAGCATTACAACATCAACGAGCAACCCCGCTCAAACCAAAAGAGTCTAGACCTGATACCCTGTTGAGGTCTGATTTCTCCATTGGTGCAACTTCATtggaattacaaaattatcagCAATCCAAAAGGCAGGGAACAGTCAAGCCAACCGTTGGAGATCCAAAAGCATCTAGAACCTCTACCGCAAGGAAGTCTGATTCTCCTAATGGTGGAGTTCGTTCATCCCCGATGGGTCCACGACCTCAGCATTACCAAAAGCGGGAAACAGTCCTGCGAACCGTTGGAGATCCAAAAGCCTCTAGACCTGCTACCGCAAGGAAATCTGATTCTCCTATTGGTGGAGTTCCTTCATCCCCATTGGGTCCACGACCTCAGCATTACGAAAAGGAGGAAACAGTCAAGCCAACCGTTGAAGATCCAAAAGCATCTGGACCTGCTACCGAAAGGAAGTCTGATTCTCCTAATGGTGGAGTTCGTTCATCCCCAATGGGTCCAGTACCTCAGCAATACGAGAAGGAGGAAACAGTCCAGCCAACCGTTGAAGATCCAAAAGCATCTGGACCTGCTACCGCAAGGAAGTCTGATTCTCCTAATGGTGGAGTTCGTTCATCCCCGATGGGTCCACGACCTCAGCATTACCAAAAGCGGGAAACAGTCCTGCGAACCGTTGGAGATCCAAAAGTCTCTAGACCTGCTACCGCAAGGAAGTCTGATTCTCCTATTGGTGGAGTTCCTTCATCCCCATTGAGTCCACGACCTCAGCATTACGAAAAGGAGGAAACAGTCAAGCCAACCGTTGAAGATCCAAAAGCATCTGGACCTGCTACCGAAAGGAAGTCTGATTCTCCTATTGGTGGAGTTCCTTCATCCCCAATGGGTCCAGTACCTCAGCAATACCAGAAGGAGGGAACAGTCCAGCCAACCGTTGGAGATCCAATAGTATCTAAACCTGCTACCGCAAGGAAGTCTGATTCTCCTATTGGTGGAGTTCGTTCATCCTCGTTGGGTCCACAACCTCAGCATTACCAGAAGGAGGGAACAGTCCAGCCAACCGTTGGAGATCCAATAGCATCTCGACCTGCTACAGCAAGGAAGTCTGATTCTCTTAATGGTGGAGTTCGTTCATCCCCGATGGTTCCACAACCTCAGCATTACCAAAAGCAGGGAACAGTTCAGCCAACCGTTGGAGATCCAATAGCATCTAGACCTGCTACCGCAAGGAAGTCTGATTCTCCAGTTGGTGGAGTATCTTCATCTGCAACGGTTCCACGACCTCAGAATTTCGTAGATCGGAACATTACCACACCCCCCACTGGAGATCCACATCCAAACATATAA